The sequence below is a genomic window from Flavobacteriales bacterium.
AGTATGCCATTAGCACAACGCGAACGGGTAGATATTGAGATTGAAGAATTACCGAATTGGTACGGCGATAAAAATTTATTGAGTTATGTCATCGGAAATTTATTATCGAACGCCATCAAGTATTCTTCTAAGAAGGAACATCCGAAGGTGGTGATCAGTACCAAAACAACAGAGAATGGACTCGCCATTTCGATTAAAGACAATGGTGTAGGGTTCGATATGAAATACTACAACAAATTATTCGGTGTGTTTAACCGATTGCATAGCGATGAAGAATTTGAAGGTACAGGAGTGGGCTTAGCCATTGTGCAGCGTATTGTTCTTCGTCACCAAGGTAAAGTCTGGGCTTATTCAGAACCTGGTAAAGGAGCTGAATTTTTCTTTACTATTGCTGTGCCCGGACCCCAAACTATTGTAACTAATGTACAGGAATATGCCAAGTCAAGTGGAAATACTGCTGGTTGAAGATAACCGCAGTGATGCAGATCTTACGATCAGGGCTTTAAAAAAATACAACCTTACCAATCACATTGTGCATTTAAAAGATGGACAGGAAGCCATGGATTTCATTTTTTGCAATGGTGAGTTCGCGAATAAAACCATGGAAGAGCAACGTCCGAAAATGATTTTACTCGATTTGAAAATGCCCAAGATTAATGGCTTGGAAGTTTTAGAAGCAATACGAACTGAT
It includes:
- a CDS encoding response regulator is translated as MPSQVEILLVEDNRSDADLTIRALKKYNLTNHIVHLKDGQEAMDFIFCNGEFANKTMEEQRPKMILLDLKMPKINGLEVLEAIRTDVRTKTIPVVVLTSSREHPDVEKAYELGVNSYIVKPVQFDAFMEAVKEIGMYWMLLNTPPEN